The window CGCCCGCGCTCGTGCTTTATAGGGTGAAAGGGATTCATCGTCTCCCGGACGGGTCAGTGCATGCCCCCAACCGGGTCATCGCCAAGGTGTCCCGCACCGAGATTGCCGAACGCTTTTTTTCACCCCCGCCGGAGAAAATCCTGCGCCGTCTGGTGGAAATGGGGGAGCTGACCCCGGAGGAGGCGGAACTCGCCGGGCAGATTCCCATGGCGCGGGATGTCACCGGCGAGGCGGACTCCGGCGGGCACACAGACCACCGCGCAGCCATCGCCATGCTCCCCTCCCTTATGGCCCTCCGGGATGCCATGCAGGAGCGCTACGGGCGGGCCGAACCCCTCCGTGTGGGTTTGGCCGGGGGCATCGCCACGCCCCACGCGGCGGCGGCGGCTTTTGCCATGGGCGCGGCCTATGTCGCCACAGGCTCCATTAACCAGGCCTGCGTTGAGTCGGGGAGTTCGGAAACGGTCAGAACGCTGCTAGCCGCCGCCGCGCAGACGGATGTGGGCCGCGCGCCCGCCGCGGACATGTTCGAGATGGGGGTCACGGTGCAGGTGTTGAAAAAGGGGACCCGCTTTGTGGAGCGCGCAAATCTCCTCTATGAACTTTACCGGAAGCACGGTTCGCTGGAGGAACTGCCCGCGGATGTGCGGGATAAACTGGAAAAGGACGTTTTTCGGAAACCTTTGGACGAGGTTTGGACGCAGACCGCCGCCTTTTTCGCGGTGCGCGAACCGCGCCAGTTGGAGAAGGCCGCCGCAAACCCCCGCCACAAGATGGCGCTGGTGTTCCGCTGGTATCTGGGCCAGTCCTCCAAGTGGGCGAACCAAGGGGCCGGGGACCGTGTCGAGGACTACCAAATCTGGTGCGGCCCCGCCATGGGCGCATTCAATGACTGGGTGCGCGGTTCGTTCATGGAAGAGGCCGGGGGGAGGAGCGCGCCTGTGGCCGCGAAAAACATCCTGTTCCACGCCGCAGTCTTGCAGCGCGCCGCACTGCTGCGCATGCAGGGCGTGCCGGTTTTTCTGACGCGCGCCGGCCTGGCCCCTTTGGATATGGAGACGATAAACCGGTATGTGGACAACACGAAGGAGTCTGGCCAATGACAACCGGGCGGAAACTGGCGATAGCGGCGGGGGTCATTCTGGCGACTCTGGTCCTGGACCACGCCACCAAATGGATCGCCATACAGACCATCAAGGAGAGCGGCGCCGTTTATTCCTGGTTGTGGGACATGTTCCGGATTCAGTACGCGGAAAACACGGGCGCGTTTCTGAGCCTTGGAAGCACCCTGCCCGATTTCTGGCGGTTCTGGGTGATGACGGGGTTAAACTCGCTCATCTTGATAGCGGTTGCCGTGTTTCTCGGCGTGGCCCGATTTGACTCGGTGCTGCCGCCGCTGGCGTTTTCCCTCATTTTAGCGGGCGGCGTGGGGAACCTCATAGACCGCGTCTTCCGTGACGGGCGTGTGGTGGACTTCCTTAATGTCGGCGTTTCTTTTGGGAGCTTTAACCTGCGCTCCGGCATTTTTAACATCGCCGACTTGGCCATTGTGGGGGGGCTTGCGCTCATTCTGGCGCATGAGTTTCTACGGCCTGGGGGTGCGAAAAGGGACCGGCAAGATTCATCCGGGGACTGACAGCCCCATTCCATCCGCCCTTGGGTGAAACGAAAAGGGCCGCGCCCACCCTTCCGGGAGGACGCGGCCCGTTCTATTCGGGGCCGCCCGCCGCTATTTGCGGCGCATGGCGGCCATGGTTGCCAGACCCAGCAGGCTGAGCAGCATCATGAACCAGTCACCGCCCATTCCGCCGCCGGAGAAATTGAGCTTGCGGCCGCGGCATCCGCGGCAGCCCTCTTCAATCTCCTCGAGACCCAGTTCGGTCCGGCTCAGGACTCCGTCGCCGTCCGCGTCCAACGCGGCAAAGACCGCCGGGGTGAGATTGGCCAGCAGGGCCCGGGCCTCGCTGAAATCAATCACACCGTCGCCGTTGGTGTCCAACTGGTCAAAGGCCGCGGACAGCGCCGCCAGCGCCTCC of the Candidatus Hydrogenedentota bacterium genome contains:
- a CDS encoding PfaD family polyunsaturated fatty acid/polyketide biosynthesis protein → MPPISLSALGDAAFCTEHGVGLPLYAGSMAHGIASEALVESMARAGMLGFYGAAGESPEHIGDTLLRLQQRLGGLPFGFNLINSPNDPQWEMAVARLYLRAGLRCVEASAYIALTPALVLYRVKGIHRLPDGSVHAPNRVIAKVSRTEIAERFFSPPPEKILRRLVEMGELTPEEAELAGQIPMARDVTGEADSGGHTDHRAAIAMLPSLMALRDAMQERYGRAEPLRVGLAGGIATPHAAAAAFAMGAAYVATGSINQACVESGSSETVRTLLAAAAQTDVGRAPAADMFEMGVTVQVLKKGTRFVERANLLYELYRKHGSLEELPADVRDKLEKDVFRKPLDEVWTQTAAFFAVREPRQLEKAAANPRHKMALVFRWYLGQSSKWANQGAGDRVEDYQIWCGPAMGAFNDWVRGSFMEEAGGRSAPVAAKNILFHAAVLQRAALLRMQGVPVFLTRAGLAPLDMETINRYVDNTKESGQ
- the lspA gene encoding signal peptidase II, producing the protein MTTGRKLAIAAGVILATLVLDHATKWIAIQTIKESGAVYSWLWDMFRIQYAENTGAFLSLGSTLPDFWRFWVMTGLNSLILIAVAVFLGVARFDSVLPPLAFSLILAGGVGNLIDRVFRDGRVVDFLNVGVSFGSFNLRSGIFNIADLAIVGGLALILAHEFLRPGGAKRDRQDSSGD